A DNA window from Tenuifilaceae bacterium CYCD contains the following coding sequences:
- the aroE gene encoding shikimate dehydrogenase (NADP(+)): MDAFYTRIRALSGKDVIEIIKNLNISGANITTPFKEEVMPYLDFISDDAKLIGGVNTIVNADGKLSGYNTDHFGVTRSLIESGLNLNGLKCLILGAGPAARAAVYGLVKNRAEVTVSNRTHSKAQLIANDFGCRVLEIDKIKSEIGGFDVVVSTLLPDANPISDVDLPSNLIILDANYRMSNFGIYAEAFYCKIISGKRWLINQAVESYKYYFGVEPDVKLMEKGLNVELEKNSINAIPYSPGARFVSLINVDIVISLPAAQVGCLNTFLDEEVCKVFGS, encoded by the coding sequence ATGGATGCATTCTATACGCGAATCAGGGCATTAAGTGGTAAGGATGTGATTGAGATAATAAAAAACCTGAATATTTCGGGGGCTAACATTACCACTCCATTCAAGGAGGAGGTGATGCCTTATCTGGATTTTATCTCCGATGATGCTAAACTAATTGGTGGTGTTAATACAATTGTTAATGCCGATGGTAAATTGTCGGGTTACAATACCGACCATTTCGGTGTTACCCGTTCACTTATTGAGTCGGGATTGAACTTGAATGGGCTGAAATGTCTTATACTTGGTGCAGGCCCTGCGGCTAGGGCTGCCGTTTATGGCTTAGTGAAAAATAGGGCAGAGGTTACAGTTTCCAACCGCACTCACTCTAAAGCCCAGCTCATTGCCAATGATTTTGGGTGTAGGGTTTTGGAAATTGATAAAATCAAATCTGAAATTGGCGGATTTGATGTTGTTGTATCAACCTTATTGCCCGATGCTAACCCAATTAGCGATGTTGATTTGCCCTCTAACTTAATTATTCTCGATGCAAACTACCGAATGTCGAATTTTGGCATTTATGCCGAGGCTTTCTATTGTAAAATAATATCCGGAAAACGCTGGCTCATCAATCAGGCTGTTGAGTCATATAAGTACTATTTTGGCGTAGAACCAGATGTTAAGTTGATGGAGAAAGGACTTAATGTTGAGTTAGAGAAGAACTCGATTAATGCAATTCCATATTCACCGGGTGCTAGGTTTGTGAGTTTGATAAATGTAGATATTGTTATATCGCTTCCTGCAGCGCAGGTAGGATGTTTAAATACTTTTTTAGATGAAGAGGTTTGTAAGGTCTTCGGCAGTTAA
- the rpoD gene encoding RNA polymerase sigma factor RpoD, with protein sequence MRQLKIIKQVTNREAVSLDKYLHEIGKVDLLTADEEVSLARKLKEGDEDAMAKLVKANLRFVVSVAKQYQNQGLSLPDLINEGNVGLIKAAQRFDETRGFKFISYAVWWIRQSILQALAEQARIVKLPLNKIGSINKVNRALTELEQKFEREPTINELSETLELAPDDIKEALRSNSRHISMDAPLTQDEDGNMYDVILSPDSPMPDRGLLNESLRREIERALATLTPREANIIRLYFGLNGKHPHTLEEIGEEFDLTRERVRQIKEKALKRLKQATRSKILKSYLG encoded by the coding sequence ATGAGGCAATTAAAAATTATTAAGCAAGTAACTAATCGCGAAGCGGTTTCGCTAGATAAGTATCTGCACGAAATCGGTAAGGTGGATTTGCTCACTGCTGATGAGGAGGTTTCACTTGCTCGTAAGTTAAAAGAGGGTGATGAGGATGCAATGGCTAAGTTGGTGAAGGCAAATTTGCGTTTTGTGGTATCGGTTGCCAAGCAGTACCAGAATCAAGGGTTAAGTTTACCCGACCTCATTAACGAGGGCAATGTGGGATTAATTAAGGCAGCCCAGCGTTTCGACGAAACCCGAGGATTCAAGTTCATCTCCTACGCCGTATGGTGGATTCGTCAATCTATTTTACAAGCATTGGCAGAGCAAGCTCGTATAGTAAAACTTCCCCTTAATAAAATTGGCTCTATAAATAAGGTAAACCGCGCTTTAACTGAACTCGAACAGAAGTTTGAGCGCGAACCAACCATCAATGAACTTTCCGAAACACTGGAACTAGCTCCCGATGATATTAAGGAAGCGCTAAGAAGTAATAGTCGTCATATTTCTATGGATGCACCATTAACTCAGGATGAGGATGGAAATATGTACGATGTAATTCTTTCGCCCGATTCTCCTATGCCCGATAGAGGTTTGTTGAACGAGAGTTTACGCCGTGAGATTGAACGAGCTCTTGCCACATTAACACCACGCGAGGCTAATATTATTCGTTTGTACTTTGGACTTAATGGCAAGCACCCTCACACCTTAGAAGAAATTGGGGAGGAGTTTGATTTGACCCGTGAGCGTGTTCGTCAGATTAAGGAAAAAGCGTTGAAACGCTTGAAACAGGCAACCCGCAGTAAGATTCTTAAGAGTTATTTAGGCTAA
- the pabA gene encoding aminodeoxychorismate/anthranilate synthase component II — MAQILILDNYDSFTFNLVHYVEEFGVHQVDVFRNDHISIEEVAKYDGIILSPGPGIPCEAGNLIPIINEYHQTKRIFGVCLGLQAIVEFFGGSLLNLSTVYHGIASKMEVIEPAHYLFNNIPKQFEAGRYHSWIANPETLPTCLRVTATDENGQIMALCHKDLDVCGVQFHPESILTPNGKQMIFNWLSIF, encoded by the coding sequence ATGGCACAAATACTAATACTTGATAACTACGACTCGTTCACCTTCAACTTAGTTCATTATGTTGAAGAGTTTGGCGTACATCAGGTTGATGTTTTCCGTAACGACCATATATCTATTGAAGAAGTTGCAAAGTACGATGGAATAATACTATCGCCTGGGCCAGGAATTCCTTGCGAAGCAGGAAATCTTATACCTATTATTAATGAATACCATCAAACCAAAAGGATTTTCGGAGTTTGCTTAGGACTGCAGGCTATTGTGGAGTTTTTCGGGGGTTCGCTGCTTAACCTTAGCACTGTTTATCACGGAATAGCATCAAAAATGGAGGTTATAGAACCAGCCCATTACCTTTTTAACAATATTCCAAAACAGTTCGAGGCAGGCCGTTATCACTCTTGGATTGCAAATCCAGAAACTCTTCCTACGTGTTTAAGAGTAACTGCAACCGATGAGAACGGCCAAATTATGGCACTTTGCCATAAGGATTTGGATGTATGCGGAGTACAATTCCATCCGGAATCAATTCTAACTCCGAATGGCAAACAAATGATTTTTAACTGGCTTTCTATATTTTAG
- the rho gene encoding transcription termination factor Rho has product MYDILELNKKLLPELREIAKKLNIKKIESLKKQDLVYRILDQQAINASMEDKSKVKDRKPEGRKEFEQKNTPKPLEKLVVKPAEKEVIKPTENQEATEQLDKTENSEKSKRKRFTRGKEVRKEYSSNNFRNEQNQERVAPQQPKKEENVITFNKKTVPLPEVDLEPRFEQSSNIEEPFTETQEEAAANRTDTIPQESEQETSVPTETAPINVEAVSETEQQSQTRDFNPRKSFERKNNDRFEFDGIVNTTGVLEIMPDGYGFLRSSDYNYLSSPDDVYVSQSQIKLFGLKTGDTVTGTIRPPKEGEKYFPLIKVLHINGRDPEFIRDRVPFDYLTPLFPNEKFNLIGNNMNLLSARIVDMFAPIGKGQRGLIVAQPKTGKTILLKDIANSIAANHPEVYMIVLLIDERPEEVTDMARSVNAEVISSTFDEPAERHVRVANIVLEKAKRLVECGHDVVILLDSITRLARAFNTVQPASGKVLSGGVDANALQKPKRFFGAARNIENGGSLTILATALTETGSKMDEVIFEEFKGTGNMELQLDRKLSNKRIFPSVDITASSTRREDLLLEKDKLQKIWILRNYLTDMNSVEAMDFLKDRLVKTATNEDFLWSMNSDF; this is encoded by the coding sequence ATGTACGACATTCTCGAACTAAACAAGAAACTTCTGCCTGAACTCAGGGAGATAGCGAAAAAACTTAATATTAAGAAAATTGAAAGTTTAAAAAAACAAGATCTTGTTTACCGCATTCTCGATCAGCAAGCGATAAATGCCTCCATGGAAGACAAAAGCAAAGTTAAAGATCGCAAACCTGAAGGAAGAAAAGAGTTTGAACAGAAAAATACTCCAAAGCCTTTAGAAAAATTAGTGGTAAAACCTGCTGAAAAAGAGGTTATCAAACCAACCGAGAACCAGGAAGCAACAGAACAACTAGATAAAACAGAGAATTCCGAAAAATCCAAACGAAAACGATTTACTCGCGGAAAAGAAGTTAGAAAAGAATACTCCAGCAACAATTTCAGGAATGAACAAAACCAAGAAAGAGTTGCTCCCCAACAACCTAAAAAGGAAGAAAATGTTATCACTTTCAACAAAAAAACAGTTCCTCTTCCGGAGGTAGATCTAGAGCCTCGATTCGAACAAAGTTCTAATATCGAGGAGCCATTTACAGAAACCCAAGAAGAAGCCGCAGCAAACAGAACCGATACAATTCCACAAGAATCGGAACAAGAGACTTCAGTTCCTACAGAAACAGCCCCAATAAATGTTGAAGCCGTCTCCGAAACCGAGCAACAATCTCAAACACGAGATTTTAATCCACGCAAAAGTTTCGAGAGAAAAAATAACGACAGATTTGAGTTTGATGGAATCGTAAACACCACAGGAGTGCTAGAAATTATGCCCGACGGTTACGGGTTCCTTCGCTCATCGGATTACAACTACTTGAGTTCACCCGATGATGTTTACGTATCACAATCGCAAATCAAACTATTTGGCCTAAAAACTGGGGATACTGTAACAGGAACTATCCGCCCACCCAAGGAGGGTGAAAAATATTTCCCATTAATAAAGGTACTACACATCAACGGTCGTGATCCTGAATTTATAAGGGATAGAGTTCCATTCGACTACCTAACACCGCTGTTCCCTAACGAGAAATTTAATTTGATTGGGAACAATATGAACTTACTTTCGGCCAGAATTGTGGATATGTTTGCGCCAATTGGTAAAGGACAGCGTGGACTAATTGTTGCACAACCTAAAACTGGTAAAACAATCCTTTTAAAAGATATCGCCAACTCCATTGCGGCAAACCATCCTGAAGTTTATATGATTGTTCTTCTTATCGATGAACGTCCTGAGGAGGTTACAGATATGGCTCGTAGCGTAAATGCAGAGGTCATTTCATCAACTTTCGATGAGCCAGCAGAGCGTCACGTTCGTGTCGCAAACATCGTTCTTGAAAAAGCAAAAAGACTTGTTGAGTGCGGCCACGATGTAGTTATTCTGCTCGACTCAATCACCCGCTTGGCACGTGCATTTAACACCGTACAGCCAGCATCGGGAAAAGTTCTATCTGGTGGTGTTGATGCTAACGCATTGCAAAAACCAAAACGTTTCTTTGGTGCTGCGCGTAATATCGAGAACGGAGGTTCTTTAACCATCCTAGCAACTGCACTTACAGAAACAGGAAGTAAGATGGATGAAGTTATCTTTGAGGAATTCAAGGGCACTGGTAATATGGAGTTGCAACTGGACCGCAAACTATCCAACAAGCGCATTTTCCCTTCAGTGGATATTACTGCATCGAGCACACGCCGCGAGGATTTGCTGCTTGAGAAGGATAAATTACAAAAAATCTGGATTTTACGTAACTACTTAACCGACATGAACTCGGTTGAAGCCATGGATTTCCTAAAAGATAGGCTAGTAAAAACAGCCACCAACGAGGATTTCCTTTGGTCAATGAACTCGGATTTTTAG
- the rpe gene encoding ribulose-phosphate 3-epimerase translates to MNHLVSPSMLSADFANLSCDIEMINKSQADWFHLDIMDGVFVPNISFGFPLVERIKSLAKKPLDVHLMIVDPDRYLERFRDAGADWLTVHYEACTHLNRTLSQIRKLGMKAGVSLNPHTPVEVLSDILAETDMVLLMSVNPGFGGQKFIQNTYSKIERLRAMIDSRKLDTLIEVDGGVDTSNAAQLYKAGVNVLVAGNAVFKADNPLSVIEQLKNA, encoded by the coding sequence ATGAATCATCTTGTATCTCCATCAATGCTATCGGCCGATTTTGCCAATCTATCCTGCGATATTGAAATGATTAATAAGAGTCAGGCAGATTGGTTTCATCTCGATATAATGGACGGTGTTTTTGTTCCTAATATCTCGTTCGGATTTCCTCTTGTGGAGCGCATTAAGAGTTTGGCTAAAAAGCCGCTGGATGTTCATTTGATGATTGTTGATCCTGACCGTTACTTGGAGCGTTTCCGCGATGCTGGTGCCGATTGGCTTACCGTTCACTATGAGGCTTGCACTCATCTGAATAGAACATTAAGCCAAATTCGCAAACTTGGAATGAAGGCGGGTGTTTCACTCAATCCTCATACACCGGTGGAGGTATTGTCCGACATTTTGGCGGAGACCGATATGGTTCTTCTGATGTCAGTAAATCCTGGATTTGGTGGGCAAAAGTTTATTCAGAACACCTACAGTAAGATTGAGCGCTTAAGAGCAATGATTGATTCACGTAAACTTGACACCCTAATTGAGGTTGACGGCGGTGTAGATACCAGCAATGCAGCCCAACTGTATAAGGCTGGAGTAAATGTTCTTGTTGCAGGTAATGCAGTGTTCAAGGCCGATAATCCTCTTTCGGTAATTGAGCAGTTAAAGAATGCCTAA
- a CDS encoding 3-dehydroquinase, with amino-acid sequence MHPKICLTIGNVTFDEALKHLSNVSLAEIRMDLLDFSNEQFSSIFSQNKCTIATYRSDNHFDVLFSKYSQAIEFGCTCVDIDINVPEVYRDKIADLAHSKGCKVVLSYHNYEKTPGHRDLSRLVEKMVGSGADIVKIACTAHSTEDCSRVLGLYEKYTKLVAFCMGEIGKITRLAAPMLGAPFTYASIKGKEVAPGQMNYDVVESMLKMMEAGS; translated from the coding sequence ATGCATCCAAAGATTTGTTTAACCATAGGGAATGTTACTTTCGATGAGGCTTTAAAGCATCTCAGCAATGTTTCGTTAGCCGAAATCAGAATGGATTTATTGGACTTCTCCAACGAACAGTTTTCCTCAATTTTCAGTCAGAATAAATGTACAATTGCTACATACCGTTCCGATAACCATTTCGACGTTTTGTTCTCGAAGTATAGTCAGGCAATTGAGTTTGGTTGCACTTGTGTTGATATCGATATTAATGTACCAGAGGTTTACCGCGATAAGATTGCCGATTTGGCTCATAGTAAGGGTTGTAAGGTCGTTTTATCATACCATAACTACGAGAAAACTCCAGGACATAGGGATTTATCGCGTTTAGTTGAAAAAATGGTTGGGTCGGGTGCCGATATCGTTAAAATTGCCTGTACTGCCCATAGTACAGAGGATTGCTCCAGAGTGCTTGGTTTATATGAGAAATACACAAAGTTAGTTGCCTTTTGTATGGGCGAAATTGGAAAAATCACCCGTTTGGCTGCCCCAATGCTTGGTGCACCGTTTACCTACGCATCAATTAAAGGGAAAGAGGTTGCTCCAGGTCAAATGAACTATGACGTGGTTGAGAGTATGTTAAAGATGATGGAAGCGGGAAGTTAG
- the aroB gene encoding 3-dehydroquinate synthase, whose product METIQVKGKISESTIIVGESISNLSKYIPSKGVYIITDENVDKLYGDKFPNYPKIVVKAGEASKNLLSVSEIYRWLLDAGADRSSFVVGIGGGVVCDIAGFVASTYMRGVEFGFLATSLLAQVDASVGGKNGVDLDGYKNIVGTFNQPKFVICDTSMLKTLPAVELSNGLAEMVKHTLIADAADFAFMENNIEKLMQCDVEVITPLLAKSVRIKASVVTADEHEKGERKKLNLGHTWGHAVEKISGLPHGQSVSIGLEFSARLSAEKGLLENRNYMRIMNLLRELHLPICTSINPLRIFEALTKDKKKVDDSIDFILMKGIGNVVIERLELNEIKNFLVSH is encoded by the coding sequence ATGGAAACAATACAAGTAAAAGGAAAAATATCAGAATCGACAATAATTGTAGGGGAAAGTATTTCAAATCTATCGAAATACATTCCTAGCAAGGGCGTTTACATTATAACCGATGAGAATGTAGATAAACTCTATGGTGATAAATTCCCCAATTATCCAAAGATTGTTGTAAAAGCTGGTGAAGCATCAAAAAATTTACTTTCAGTTTCTGAGATTTACCGTTGGTTGCTTGATGCTGGAGCCGATAGAAGTTCCTTTGTTGTTGGAATTGGTGGCGGAGTTGTTTGCGATATAGCAGGTTTTGTGGCATCTACATATATGCGTGGCGTGGAGTTTGGTTTTTTGGCTACAAGCCTACTTGCTCAGGTCGATGCCAGCGTGGGAGGCAAAAATGGAGTTGATTTGGATGGATACAAAAATATTGTTGGAACATTCAATCAGCCCAAGTTTGTTATCTGCGATACATCGATGCTTAAAACATTGCCTGCTGTTGAACTTTCCAATGGCCTTGCCGAAATGGTCAAGCACACTTTAATTGCCGATGCTGCTGACTTTGCATTTATGGAGAATAATATCGAGAAGTTAATGCAATGCGATGTTGAGGTAATAACTCCTTTGCTGGCAAAGTCGGTTCGCATTAAGGCAAGCGTTGTAACTGCCGATGAGCACGAGAAGGGTGAACGTAAAAAGTTGAACCTCGGTCACACCTGGGGGCATGCAGTGGAGAAAATATCGGGTTTACCGCACGGGCAAAGTGTAAGCATTGGGCTTGAGTTCTCGGCTCGCTTATCAGCAGAAAAAGGATTGCTTGAGAATCGAAACTATATGCGGATTATGAATTTGCTTCGAGAGTTGCATCTGCCAATCTGCACAAGTATTAATCCATTACGCATATTCGAAGCCCTAACCAAGGATAAGAAAAAGGTTGACGACTCCATCGATTTTATTTTGATGAAGGGAATTGGGAATGTTGTAATTGAGAGGTTGGAGTTGAATGAAATTAAGAATTTTTTAGTTAGTCACTAG